From the genome of Gemmatimonadaceae bacterium:
ATTCGGCTACGCTCCCTGTCATGCGCTGTCCGAAATCCTGCCACCATCATGCCCATCACGGCCACGACCTCACGGGTCGGGGCGTTTTGTGCGTGTCGGAGCGCGTGATCTAGGCGCAACCGGAAGCACCAAGCGTACTCAGGCCCGTCCCATTTGGACGGGCCTTTTTTTGTCGCAAAATGCCGGGCGTCGCCCGCCACCCAGACCGATAACAATTCATAACATCATGCTCCGTATAGCGTTACCTAATAAGGGCCGCCTCAGCGAGGATACCCGTGAGCTGTTCAACGATGCCGGACTCGAAGTGCGCTCGGTAAGCGATCGGGCCTTGCGGGCGTCACTCGGCGGCGAGTTCGAGGCGATTTTCGTTCGCGCCCAAGACATCCCCGAGTTCGTGGCCGACGGCGCCGCTGACGCTGGCGTGACCGGCTGGGACCTGGTGTCTGAATCGGAGCGGCCGCTCACTTCGCACCTCGATCTAGGCTTCGGAAGGTGCCGATTGGTGGTTGCGGCGCGTGACGACGCTGGAATCGGATCGGTCGATGCGATTGGCACCCCGGACAAGCCGGCGCGGGTGGCCACAGTTTTTCCGCGCATTGCCGCACGGTTCTTTGCTTCGCGCGGACGTCCGGTGGAGATCGTGCCCGTGTCCGGCGCGGCGGAAATCGCACCTCACCTCGGGATCGCCGACATCGTCGTCGACATCACGTCCACCGGATCAACGCTTCGCATGAACGGCTTGCGGGAAGTCGAGACGGTGTTGCAATCCAGCGCGCATCTCGTCACGGCCGTCAACGGACCGCGTGACAGCGATCCGGACCGCGCGCGCGAGTTTGGCGATCTGGTGACAGCGCTGGGTTCGGTTGTTCGCGCGCGCGGACAACGGTACCTGATGGTGAACGTACCGCGCACGGCGCTCGACGCCGTGCGGGCTGTCCTGCCCGGCCTCAACGGCCCCACCGTCATCGAGATCGCCGATCACGGCACGTTCGTCGCCGTGCACGCGGTCGTAAGTGCGGACACCATCTATCGCACCATCTCGCAACTTCGCGCGCTGGGCGGCGAGGGCATTCTGGTGACGCGCATCGAGCGACTTGTGCCGTGAGCAATCCATCCGAGATGGACTCGGCGCCGCTGGCGCTGCGCGCGCGTGGCCCATTCGATGCACTCGATGCGGTCACGCACCAGGCGATCACCGATCGGGCCTCCACCCTGGACGCCGCCGTGCGAACCCGCACCGCAGCCATCATCGAACGCGTGCGCACCGGCGGCGATGATGCATTGTGCGCACTGGCGCAGGAGTTCGATGGCGTCACGCTCACCAATATCGAAGTCCCACGGGCGCGCTGGGAACAGGCGCTGGCGACGCTGGAGCCGATGCTTCGAGCCTCGCTTGAGCGCGCGGCGCGCAACATCACAGCCGTCCACACGGCGTTTCTGCCCACCGCAACGTACGTCTCGCCCGAACCTGGCATCATGGTGGCGCGACGACCCGACGCGCTGACGCGCGTGGGGGTGTACGCTCCCGGTGGCCGCGCCGCGTATCCGAGTTCGCTGCTCATGGGGGCCATCCCGGCTCGCGTGGCGGGCGTGGCCGAGGTGATCGTGTGCTCACCGCCAGGGCCGGACGGACTCCCCTCCGCGGTGGTGCTGGCCGCGGCAGCACTGGCAAACGTCGACCGGGTCTTTGCCATAGGCGGCGCGGGAGCAATTGCCGCCATGGCCTTCGGTACAGCAACGGTACCACCCGTCGAACGCGTCGTCGGTCCCGGGAATGCCTATGTCGCGGAGGCCAAGCTGCAACTCGTTACGCGCGTCACGATCGACGCGCCGGCGGGGCCGAGCGAACTGCTGGTGCTGGCTGATGACCGCGCCGATCCGTCGGTCATCGCGCGCGAGTTGTTGGCCCAGGCTGAACATGATCCCGATGCTGCGGTGATCGCGGTACTCTGCGGCCCGAATACCGCGCAGCTGACGGCAGACATCGAGTGGCAGCTCGTGAACTTGCTGGTAGTTGCCCCGCGTGCCGACATCGCGCGCGCGGCACTCAAGGCACGCGGGGCGATCGTGTCGGCGCCGTCGCTTGCTCGTGGGATTGCCATTGCCAACGGGTGGGCGGCGGAACACCTGCTGCTCCTCGTCGCGGACGAGATGCAGGAGACGACCCTCGCGGCGTTGCGCAGCGCCGGCACGGTTTTCGTGGGCGCCAGCAGTTCCGTGGCGTTCGGTGACTACATGACCGGTGCGAATCATGTGCTGCCGACTGCGGGAGCGGCCCGTCGCTATTCAGGACTCTCAACGCTCGATTTCATTCGCTGGACCACCTGGCAGTCCGTGACTCCGGTTGCCGCAGCCGCGATGGCTGACGATGTGGGCCTGTTTGCCGATGCCGAGGGCCTGCCCGCGCATGCCGCGGCCGCGCGCGCGTGGAGCGCGAACGGTACGTCATCATGACACCACGACTTGTTTTTTCCCGCGCGGCGTACGACGCCGTGTCGCTCTACGATCCGCACCGCGCGCCGGTTGCCCTCGACCTGACCGACAACACCAATCTGTGGGGGCTCCCGCCAACGGCCGAGCGCGCGTTGCGCGACGTGCCGGTACAGGCCGTGACGCGCTACCCGTCGCTGTACGGCGGTGAATTGAAGCAGGCGCTGGCTGACTATATGAGCGTGACACCCGACATGATCGTCACGGGGTGTGGATCGGACGATCTCCTCGATTCGGCCATGCGGGCCTTCGGCGAGCCGGGTGATCTGGTGGCCGGTTCAGATCCATCGTTTGCAATGATTCCGATTTTTGCTCGGATGAATGCGCTGCGATGGACGTCGGTCGCGGAACTGCCCGTTTCCGAATCCATCGGTGGTGCGATGGCCCGGCCCGACATCAGCGCGCTACTCGCCACGCGCGCGCGAATCACCTACCTGTGCTCACCCAACAACCCGACCGGTGCGCTGATCGCGCGCGCTGACATCGAACGGGTGGTGCGCGAGGCGACCGGCGTGGTGTTCATCGATGAAGCGTATGCGGAGTTTGCCGGGGTGTCATCGGTCGATCTGGTCGCGCGATTCGCCAACGTGCTGGTCATTCGCACGTTGTCGAAGGCGTTTGGTCTGGCCGGTCTCCGTATTGGTTATGCGGTCGGGCATCCATCGCTCGTGGCCGAGGTGGAAAAATCGCGTGGACCGTACAAGGTCAGCGCAATCGCCGAGCGGGTGGCACTTGCCGCGCTGCGTCATGACCGCGAGTGGATCGATACCCACGTGGCCCTTGCCGTTGAGCTGCGGGAACGGCTTGCCGATTCCCTTCGGGCGATGGGCCTCGCGCCACTACCATCGGCGGCCAATTTCCTGTGTGTGCCGATGTCCAACGCGGTCGCCGTCGGTGAGGCGCTGCGGGCCCGGGGTGTAGCCGCCCGACCATTCCCGGCACTTCCTCATGTCGGCGATGTGTTGCGCATCAGCGTGGGTCCGTGGCCCATGTTGGAACAATTCCTGTCGGTCTTGGGATCCGCGATGCGCGAGGTGAACCCGTGACGGTCGCAGTGAGACCGCAGCGAGTTTACGTAACCGTGTTCGATTACGGTGCCGGCAATCTGCACTCGCTGATCAAGACCCTCGAAACCGCATCGACCATCGTGCGGGTGGAAACAGATCCTGCGCGAGCCGTGCAGCACACCGACGCCCTGGTGCTCCCTGGGGTGGGCGCATTCGCACCAGCGGCGGAACGTCTGGCGTCGGGGCGCGACGCCATGCGGGAGGCGCTGCTGGGCGGGTTGCCCTGTCTTGGCATCTGTCTGGGTATGCAACTGTTGTTTGACTCCAGCGAGGAAGGACCTGGAGCGGGCCTTTCCATCTTCGCGGGACATGTCACGAGACTTCACGCGCACCGCGTGCCGCAGATTGGTTGGAATCAACTGGAGGATGTCCATGATCCGCTGGCCGCACGCGCCGAACTCGGTGTCGCCTACTTTGCCAACAGTTTCGTCTGCCGGCCGACCGGGGCATCGCTCACCCAGGTGGTCTCGTGGAGTACGCACGAGCGCGATCGGTATCCGTCGGTGGTGAGACGCGGCGCGGTTGTTGGCACCCAGTTTCATCCGGAGAAATCGTCCGCCCCGGGTGTGCGCTTCGTGCACGCATTTCTCGACGCGGCCGCTCATGCCGATTTCCGCAACCGAGCCACAGGGGAGCAGCCATGATCGTGATACCCGCAGTCGATGTGCGCGGCGGCCACTGCGTGCAGCTGGTGGGCGGAGATTACGCCGATGAACGTGTCCGCCTGGAGGATCCATCCGCGGTGGCACGTGAATGGGCGCGTCTGGGCTTCGCCCGGCTCCACGTCGTTGATCTCGACGCCGCGACAGCGCGTGGTTCGAATGCCAGCGTGATTCGCGAGATCCTTCGCGACGCGACGGTGCCTGCGCAGGTGGGTGGTGGAATCCGCGACGACATGCAGATCGAACGGCTCCTGGATGACGGCGCCACGTGGGTGGTGGTAGGCACGCGCGCCGTGCGCGACGAGTATTGGCTAAGCGAGATGACCGGACGATTTCCGGGGCGCCTGATTGTGGCGGCGGACGTTCGCGAACGCCGCGTGGTGACAGCGGGATGGTCCGAAACGTCCCACGTCGACGTAATGGACTTTGTCGAATCGTTGGGGACCCTGGAGTTAGGCGGACTTCTGGTCACCGCCGTGCATAAGGAAGGCCGCATGGAGGGAACCGACCTGCCGTTGATGGAGGCGGTCGCGGAATCGAGCGCGTGGCCGGTGTTTGCCTCCGGTGGTATTTCGAGCTTGGAGGACCTTCGCGCCCTCGAGCACCGCGGCCTAGCGGGCGCGGTGCTGGGGATGGCGCTGTACACAGGCGCGCTGGATGCACGCCGCATTGTCGAGGAGTTCGGAGCATGACCGTCGTGACACGCTCGTCCAGGGAAACACAGATTCGACTCGCACTGCGCCGGGGAACCGGGGCCGCCACGGTGAGCACCGGCGAGCCGTTCCTCGATCACATGCTGGTCACGTTTGCACGCTATGCCGGGATCGACCTGGACCTGCAGGCCACCGGCGACCTGCGTCATCACCTCATCGAGGATGTGGCGATCGTATTGGGGCAGGCCGTGTTCGCTTTTGCACCGGTCGGCTGCGCACGGTACGGCGAGCGCACGATTCCCATGGACGACGCGCTCGTGCACGTGGTGCTCGATATCGGAGGGCGCCCATACTACCGTGGACCGCTGCCGTCCTCGATGTACGATCACTTCCTCCGGTCATTTGCCGACAACGCGCGTGCCACGCTGCATGTGCGCGTACTGCGCGGTCGCGACCGGCATCATGTCGTCGAGGCGGCCATCAAGGCGCTTGGCATGGCATTGCGTGATGCGCTGGCGGAAACCGGCGCGGTGTTCAGCACGAAGGGATCGGTACACCTCGAAATAGGGGAGGGATAGCACCGTGCTGACGCAACGAGTCATCGTGTGTCTCGATGTGCAAGGTGGGCGCGTGGTCAAGGGCGCGCAGTTCGAAGATCTGCGGGACGTCGGCGACCCGGTCGCCCTTTCCGCGCGATATGAGCGCGAAGGGGCTGATGAGATCACGTTTCTCGATATCTCGGCCAGCGCCGAGGCGCGTTCCACGCTACTGGATGTGGCGCGGCGAACCGCCGAGCGCCTGTTCATCCCGCTCACCATCGGCGGTGGCGTCCGATCGGCCGACGATGTCGCGCGCGTCTTGCGGGCCGGCGCCGACAAGGTGGCACTGAACTCTGCCGCCGTCCTGCGCCCCCAGCTGCTCACGGAAGCGGCCGATCGATTTGGCGCGCAATGCGTGGTGGCCAGTATTGATGCAAAGCGGGGCGCCAATGGAGCGTGGCGTGTGTGGGTGAAGGGCGGACGCGAGGAAACGCCGCTGGAGCCGGTCGCGTGGGCACAGGAGTGCGTCGCGCGGGGCGCGGGTGAGGTG
Proteins encoded in this window:
- a CDS encoding ATP phosphoribosyltransferase, with amino-acid sequence MLRIALPNKGRLSEDTRELFNDAGLEVRSVSDRALRASLGGEFEAIFVRAQDIPEFVADGAADAGVTGWDLVSESERPLTSHLDLGFGRCRLVVAARDDAGIGSVDAIGTPDKPARVATVFPRIAARFFASRGRPVEIVPVSGAAEIAPHLGIADIVVDITSTGSTLRMNGLREVETVLQSSAHLVTAVNGPRDSDPDRAREFGDLVTALGSVVRARGQRYLMVNVPRTALDAVRAVLPGLNGPTVIEIADHGTFVAVHAVVSADTIYRTISQLRALGGEGILVTRIERLVP
- the hisF gene encoding imidazole glycerol phosphate synthase subunit HisF is translated as MLTQRVIVCLDVQGGRVVKGAQFEDLRDVGDPVALSARYEREGADEITFLDISASAEARSTLLDVARRTAERLFIPLTIGGGVRSADDVARVLRAGADKVALNSAAVLRPQLLTEAADRFGAQCVVASIDAKRGANGAWRVWVKGGREETPLEPVAWAQECVARGAGEVLLTSIDRDGARTGYDLALTRAVADAVPVPVIASGGAGRASHLVDAIVLGHADAVLVAGILHDGVTTVRALKHDMRVAGLSVRDVDITSEVAA
- a CDS encoding histidinol-phosphate aminotransferase family protein encodes the protein MTPRLVFSRAAYDAVSLYDPHRAPVALDLTDNTNLWGLPPTAERALRDVPVQAVTRYPSLYGGELKQALADYMSVTPDMIVTGCGSDDLLDSAMRAFGEPGDLVAGSDPSFAMIPIFARMNALRWTSVAELPVSESIGGAMARPDISALLATRARITYLCSPNNPTGALIARADIERVVREATGVVFIDEAYAEFAGVSSVDLVARFANVLVIRTLSKAFGLAGLRIGYAVGHPSLVAEVEKSRGPYKVSAIAERVALAALRHDREWIDTHVALAVELRERLADSLRAMGLAPLPSAANFLCVPMSNAVAVGEALRARGVAARPFPALPHVGDVLRISVGPWPMLEQFLSVLGSAMREVNP
- a CDS encoding imidazoleglycerol-phosphate dehydratase, translated to MTVVTRSSRETQIRLALRRGTGAATVSTGEPFLDHMLVTFARYAGIDLDLQATGDLRHHLIEDVAIVLGQAVFAFAPVGCARYGERTIPMDDALVHVVLDIGGRPYYRGPLPSSMYDHFLRSFADNARATLHVRVLRGRDRHHVVEAAIKALGMALRDALAETGAVFSTKGSVHLEIGEG
- a CDS encoding 1-(5-phosphoribosyl)-5-[(5-phosphoribosylamino)methylideneamino] imidazole-4-carboxamide isomerase, producing the protein MIVIPAVDVRGGHCVQLVGGDYADERVRLEDPSAVAREWARLGFARLHVVDLDAATARGSNASVIREILRDATVPAQVGGGIRDDMQIERLLDDGATWVVVGTRAVRDEYWLSEMTGRFPGRLIVAADVRERRVVTAGWSETSHVDVMDFVESLGTLELGGLLVTAVHKEGRMEGTDLPLMEAVAESSAWPVFASGGISSLEDLRALEHRGLAGAVLGMALYTGALDARRIVEEFGA
- the hisH gene encoding imidazole glycerol phosphate synthase subunit HisH, translated to MFDYGAGNLHSLIKTLETASTIVRVETDPARAVQHTDALVLPGVGAFAPAAERLASGRDAMREALLGGLPCLGICLGMQLLFDSSEEGPGAGLSIFAGHVTRLHAHRVPQIGWNQLEDVHDPLAARAELGVAYFANSFVCRPTGASLTQVVSWSTHERDRYPSVVRRGAVVGTQFHPEKSSAPGVRFVHAFLDAAAHADFRNRATGEQP
- the hisD gene encoding histidinol dehydrogenase codes for the protein MDSAPLALRARGPFDALDAVTHQAITDRASTLDAAVRTRTAAIIERVRTGGDDALCALAQEFDGVTLTNIEVPRARWEQALATLEPMLRASLERAARNITAVHTAFLPTATYVSPEPGIMVARRPDALTRVGVYAPGGRAAYPSSLLMGAIPARVAGVAEVIVCSPPGPDGLPSAVVLAAAALANVDRVFAIGGAGAIAAMAFGTATVPPVERVVGPGNAYVAEAKLQLVTRVTIDAPAGPSELLVLADDRADPSVIARELLAQAEHDPDAAVIAVLCGPNTAQLTADIEWQLVNLLVVAPRADIARAALKARGAIVSAPSLARGIAIANGWAAEHLLLLVADEMQETTLAALRSAGTVFVGASSSVAFGDYMTGANHVLPTAGAARRYSGLSTLDFIRWTTWQSVTPVAAAAMADDVGLFADAEGLPAHAAAARAWSANGTSS